A single genomic interval of Stieleria maiorica harbors:
- a CDS encoding proline racemase family protein: MLDSFSVLDTHTGGEITRIVSAADLGLSDLGLSDRSPEHWLRQLRGASDWVRKALTREPRGTEYAVGAVVAPPDDVSRTGCIVFFNNVGYLGMCGHGLIGVVEALRHQGAILPGTYQFATPAGMVQATLLPDRDVRFTGVPSRCYRQDVSLECRDGRRVTGEIAYGGNWFFLTHDESVRNGPVAELMHRAQQIRDALDQHEIRGESGALIDHVEMYCSLSDATDDRRASDPVGCRNFVLCPGGHYDRSPCGTGTSAKLACLAAQGTLEPGVDWVQESITGSRFVASYQYEEEHVHVTIRGRAHVIAETRQVFDPDDDLRFGIGEQCP; encoded by the coding sequence ATGCTCGATTCCTTTTCTGTTCTAGACACCCACACAGGCGGTGAGATCACACGCATCGTGTCGGCCGCCGATCTCGGGCTTTCTGATCTCGGGCTTTCCGATCGCAGCCCCGAACACTGGCTGCGACAGCTGCGCGGGGCTAGCGATTGGGTTCGCAAGGCGCTGACCCGCGAGCCTCGGGGGACCGAGTATGCTGTCGGAGCCGTCGTTGCGCCGCCAGATGACGTGTCGCGGACGGGATGCATCGTGTTTTTTAACAACGTCGGCTACCTCGGGATGTGCGGGCACGGATTGATCGGTGTCGTCGAAGCGCTCCGCCATCAGGGAGCGATCCTGCCGGGCACCTATCAATTCGCGACGCCCGCCGGCATGGTCCAGGCAACCTTGTTACCCGATCGCGACGTCCGATTCACCGGTGTACCCAGCCGATGTTATCGCCAGGACGTGTCGCTGGAGTGTCGTGACGGTCGCCGTGTGACCGGCGAGATCGCCTATGGCGGGAATTGGTTTTTTTTGACGCACGACGAATCGGTGCGCAATGGACCGGTCGCGGAGCTGATGCACCGCGCCCAGCAGATTCGTGACGCACTGGACCAGCACGAGATCCGCGGCGAAAGCGGCGCGCTGATCGACCACGTCGAAATGTACTGCTCACTCTCAGACGCCACCGATGATCGTCGCGCGAGCGATCCGGTCGGATGTCGCAATTTTGTGTTGTGTCCCGGCGGTCACTACGACCGCTCGCCCTGTGGTACCGGCACGTCGGCCAAACTGGCCTGCTTGGCAGCTCAAGGGACGCTGGAACCCGGAGTCGATTGGGTGCAGGAATCGATCACCGGAAGCCGGTTCGTCGCGTCGTACCAATATGAAGAAGAGCATGTCCACGTCACGATCCGAGGGCGAGCCCATGTGATCGCCGAAACACGTCAAGTGTTCGATCCCGATGATGATTTGCGGTTCGGGATCGGAGAACAGTGCCCATGA
- a CDS encoding SPFH domain-containing protein — MTSTALPGTPKPDGSHHHERVVEAIPGWGPLFFGIGLIVTAPCCVVAGAINAPLAPLLVPVGVLMLITGIATLFGLMAIAPNNSRVLLLFGQYKGTVKRSGFVWVNPFYSKKKVSLRVRNFETGSSTKPETKNKEGVVTQAKTRTPGKPSKVNDRDGNPIEISAVVVWKVVDTAEALFEVDDFENFVEVQSEAALRSLATRYPYDSRDDEQSLRGSTDEICDRLREDIQDRLEKAGVQVLEARISHLAYAPEIAAAMLQRQQASAVVAARTKIVDGAVGMVEMALEHLNRDNIVELDASQRAALVSNLLVVLCSDRHTQPVVQTGA, encoded by the coding sequence ATGACCAGTACTGCCCTGCCCGGCACTCCCAAGCCCGACGGGAGCCATCACCATGAAAGGGTCGTTGAGGCGATTCCCGGTTGGGGACCGTTGTTCTTTGGAATCGGTTTGATCGTCACGGCACCCTGCTGCGTTGTCGCCGGAGCGATTAACGCACCGTTGGCGCCTCTCTTGGTCCCGGTCGGCGTGTTGATGTTGATCACCGGGATCGCCACGTTATTCGGATTGATGGCCATCGCGCCGAACAACTCCCGAGTCTTATTGCTGTTCGGCCAATACAAAGGCACGGTCAAGCGATCGGGTTTCGTTTGGGTCAATCCCTTCTATAGCAAAAAGAAAGTCAGCTTACGTGTTCGCAATTTCGAAACCGGTTCTTCGACCAAACCGGAAACGAAGAACAAGGAAGGCGTTGTGACCCAGGCGAAGACGCGGACGCCGGGAAAACCGTCCAAGGTCAACGACCGAGATGGAAACCCGATTGAAATCTCCGCAGTGGTGGTGTGGAAGGTCGTCGACACGGCAGAGGCGTTGTTCGAAGTCGATGACTTTGAGAACTTCGTCGAAGTCCAGAGCGAGGCCGCGCTGCGGAGTTTGGCGACACGCTATCCGTACGACAGTCGGGACGACGAACAGTCCTTGCGTGGCAGCACGGACGAAATCTGTGACCGGCTGCGCGAAGACATCCAGGATCGACTGGAGAAGGCCGGGGTACAGGTCTTGGAAGCGCGGATCAGCCACTTGGCTTACGCGCCGGAGATCGCCGCCGCGATGTTGCAGCGACAACAAGCCTCCGCCGTCGTCGCCGCTCGGACCAAGATCGTCGACGGCGCCGTCGGGATGGTGGAGATGGCGCTGGAGCATCTCAATCGCGACAACATCGTCGAACTTGATGCCTCCCAACGGGCGGCGCTGGTTTCCAATCTGCTGGTCGTCTTGTGCAGTGACCGTCACACCCAACCGGTCGTTCAGACCGGAGCGTGA
- a CDS encoding NAD(P)/FAD-dependent oxidoreductase: MSARSDVIIIGGGIIGCWTAWHLTNAGCAVTLVERDRIGSGASSGNCGYICPSHVHPLCAPGAVANGIRMMARTGGALSITPRWDPTLWRWLACFAKHCNANDFRHASTARHALLQSSRTQYQTFADRNAADIKWQQRGLLLVYRSERDFEAYEEPAAQLRRDFGLRLDRYDGDDVLQLEPTLRESLAGGWHFPDDAHLSPSELLNQLRHEIEQGGGMIREQTEIESMQFSGAALASVTTTRGETLSADAFVLATGAEASKWGRELGCRIPVIPGKGYSVTYADATGMPETPLIFEDDHVAVTPLGDSFRIGSTMQLTGFDRSVPAARIELLKRSARRHLRVELPDATEQSWAGWRPMMPDGLPCIGPSRRAANAWVAAGNGMIGVATGPATGQLVSELVRGGPPHIDPSPYRVDRFQRSQ; encoded by the coding sequence ATGAGCGCGCGATCGGATGTGATCATCATCGGCGGCGGCATCATCGGATGTTGGACCGCATGGCACCTGACAAATGCCGGATGCGCGGTCACGCTGGTGGAGCGAGATCGGATCGGCAGCGGGGCGTCGAGCGGCAACTGCGGCTACATTTGCCCCAGTCACGTGCATCCGTTGTGCGCCCCGGGAGCGGTGGCCAATGGAATCCGCATGATGGCACGAACCGGCGGTGCGTTGTCGATCACGCCACGCTGGGATCCGACGCTGTGGCGGTGGCTGGCTTGTTTCGCGAAACACTGCAACGCGAACGATTTTCGACATGCCTCGACGGCGCGACACGCCTTGCTCCAATCGTCGCGAACCCAATACCAGACCTTTGCCGACCGCAACGCGGCGGATATCAAGTGGCAGCAGCGCGGCTTGTTGTTGGTGTATCGATCGGAGCGTGATTTCGAAGCCTATGAAGAACCCGCGGCACAGCTGCGTCGCGACTTCGGACTTCGTCTGGATCGCTATGACGGAGATGATGTGTTGCAGCTGGAACCGACGCTGCGGGAGTCCTTGGCCGGCGGTTGGCATTTTCCCGATGATGCGCATCTGTCTCCGAGTGAGTTGTTGAATCAACTGCGCCATGAGATCGAGCAGGGCGGTGGGATGATCCGCGAGCAGACGGAGATCGAGTCGATGCAGTTCAGCGGCGCCGCATTGGCGTCGGTCACAACGACGCGGGGCGAAACCCTCTCGGCGGATGCCTTCGTTCTGGCGACCGGCGCGGAGGCGTCGAAATGGGGACGGGAACTGGGCTGCCGTATTCCCGTGATCCCGGGCAAGGGCTATTCGGTCACGTACGCCGACGCGACGGGGATGCCCGAGACGCCGCTGATCTTCGAGGACGATCATGTCGCGGTCACGCCGCTGGGCGATTCGTTTCGGATCGGTTCGACGATGCAGTTGACCGGGTTTGATCGTTCGGTCCCCGCCGCGCGGATCGAGCTGCTCAAACGCTCGGCACGGCGGCACCTGCGTGTGGAACTGCCCGATGCGACGGAGCAATCGTGGGCGGGCTGGCGGCCGATGATGCCTGACGGATTGCCGTGCATCGGTCCGTCGCGGCGAGCGGCCAACGCATGGGTCGCCGCCGGCAACGGGATGATCGGCGTCGCGACCGGCCCCGCGACCGGACAGTTGGTATCCGAATTGGTGCGCGGAGGCCCACCACACATCGATCCGTCGCCGTATCGCGTCGATCGATTCCAACGGTCACAATGA
- a CDS encoding BlaI/MecI/CopY family transcriptional regulator encodes MKSSMRLSSGELDLMDLLWREGPLTLAQAHERFGADAVGYTTIQTRLNRLVDKGLATKSGRPAEYAAAIEREQAQAGHLDQLISKLSGGSVVPLVAQLMQDRRISPDELQELKQLIRDAEQSSPAPSNDSAESDVSPPTRATKRGSKTRSGGKRR; translated from the coding sequence ATGAAATCATCGATGCGTCTTTCCAGCGGAGAGCTGGATTTGATGGACTTGCTGTGGCGTGAGGGGCCGTTGACGTTGGCCCAAGCTCATGAGCGTTTCGGCGCCGACGCGGTCGGCTACACCACGATTCAAACCCGATTGAATCGTCTGGTCGACAAAGGATTGGCAACGAAGTCGGGGCGGCCGGCGGAGTACGCCGCGGCGATCGAGCGTGAACAAGCCCAGGCCGGACATCTGGATCAACTGATCTCAAAACTGTCCGGCGGCAGTGTCGTTCCCTTGGTCGCCCAATTGATGCAGGACCGACGGATCAGTCCCGATGAACTCCAAGAACTCAAGCAACTGATTCGCGACGCCGAACAGAGTTCCCCTGCACCGTCGAATGATTCCGCTGAATCCGACGTGTCGCCACCGACCCGTGCGACAAAACGTGGTTCGAAGACGCGTTCGGGAGGAAAACGGCGATGA
- a CDS encoding DMT family transporter yields the protein MNDSDDDPPSRFASGVLLAVLGTFLFALKSIFIKLAFAAGAEPTMLLVIRLAFALPVYVGVLWQVHRDPSTRPIGRSLMMRAIALGFLGYYLASYLDLSGLQYITAQLERLTLFVYPAIVAILAWLFLGESLHRRIILSIVLCYCGVAMMYGQERLVADRTQVTWGVVLVSGSAISYAIYILLAKPTMSMMGSRRFTSLAMIGSTAFIGLHFLATREVSQLISASPVVYAYGFVLAIVCTLIPSFMINEAIMRIGATRTAVIGSVGPVLTMLLAIGVLGEPSSPWHFVGMGIAIVGVGLVTRK from the coding sequence TTGAACGACTCAGACGATGACCCTCCCAGCCGATTCGCGTCGGGGGTTTTATTGGCGGTCTTGGGCACGTTTTTGTTCGCGCTCAAATCAATCTTTATCAAATTGGCGTTCGCCGCCGGGGCCGAGCCGACGATGTTGCTGGTGATCCGGCTCGCTTTCGCGCTGCCGGTTTATGTCGGCGTGCTGTGGCAGGTGCATCGTGATCCGTCGACCCGGCCGATCGGTCGGTCGCTGATGATGCGGGCAATTGCCCTGGGATTCTTGGGCTATTACCTGGCGTCGTACTTGGATCTTAGCGGCTTGCAGTACATCACCGCCCAATTGGAGCGGTTGACGCTGTTTGTTTATCCCGCGATCGTCGCGATCCTGGCCTGGCTGTTCCTGGGTGAAAGCCTGCATCGGCGGATCATCCTATCGATCGTGTTGTGCTACTGTGGCGTCGCAATGATGTATGGCCAAGAACGCTTGGTCGCAGATCGAACGCAGGTCACCTGGGGCGTGGTGCTGGTCAGCGGATCGGCGATCAGCTATGCGATCTATATCCTGTTGGCCAAGCCGACGATGTCGATGATGGGCAGTCGCCGATTTACGAGTTTGGCGATGATCGGATCGACGGCATTTATCGGTCTGCACTTCTTGGCGACCCGTGAGGTGTCGCAATTGATCAGCGCATCGCCGGTCGTTTATGCCTACGGATTTGTGTTGGCGATCGTTTGCACGTTGATCCCCAGTTTCATGATCAACGAGGCGATCATGCGGATCGGTGCGACGCGGACGGCTGTGATCGGCAGTGTCGGGCCGGTGCTGACGATGCTGTTAGCGATCGGTGTCCTGGGGGAACCGTCGTCGCCGTGGCACTTCGTCGGAATGGGAATCGCGATCGTCGGCGTGGGTTTGGTGACGCGAAAGTGA
- a CDS encoding DUF885 domain-containing protein codes for MKYFAFVLATTLLSTSISHAVESASRPADATLRALMDRVWEFELDEYPLLATDVGDPRGQDRLASNTAADFERRDQARAEFLRSLDAIDLQSLDAEDQVDVDLLRRKLETERTDYRLGLHLMPINNREGFHIGLPELPRQMNPDSRQDFENYIARLNQFPRYVQEQIALLRRGVEAGLTQPAIIMRDSVRQARAHVVDDPEKSLFLTNLAEESIAKLSEEDWKQLRPTLIDAIENSVIPAFRAFAEFLDQTYVPACRGGIAARSLPGGRELYQAQIRKFTTLSMTPDELHQTGIRENARIRSQMIAIKERVNFDGDLQAFLAHLRTDPKFYPKTKEELLKEVAYILKQVDGRLPTLFGKLPRTPYGIREVPDYVAPQTTSAYYWPPATDGSRGGFYYVNTYNLSARPLYQLEALSFHEAVPGHHLQLALQAELEGLHPIRKQSNFTAFIEGWALYSEKLGGELGFYKDPYQEFGRLSMEAWRASRLVVDTGIHAKGWTRRQAIAYMQENTALSEHNIVAEVDRYIGWPGQALGYKVGELFITELRTRAENQLGDAFDVREFHDEVLRSGSIPLPVLERKIQSYIDRKSPPTTVLPTAEAKRDESK; via the coding sequence ATGAAGTACTTTGCTTTCGTCCTCGCGACCACGCTACTTTCGACGTCCATTTCCCATGCCGTTGAATCCGCGTCCAGGCCGGCCGACGCGACACTACGCGCGCTGATGGATCGCGTTTGGGAATTTGAGCTCGACGAGTACCCGCTGCTGGCGACCGATGTCGGCGATCCGCGTGGGCAAGACCGGCTGGCCAGCAACACCGCCGCCGATTTCGAGCGTCGTGACCAGGCCCGCGCCGAATTCCTACGATCGCTCGACGCGATCGATCTCCAGTCGCTCGATGCCGAAGACCAAGTCGACGTCGACCTGCTGCGTCGCAAACTGGAAACCGAGCGAACCGATTACCGGCTGGGTTTGCACCTGATGCCGATCAACAACCGCGAAGGATTCCACATCGGATTGCCCGAGTTGCCGCGGCAGATGAATCCCGATTCACGCCAGGATTTTGAAAACTACATCGCACGGCTGAACCAGTTTCCGCGTTATGTTCAGGAACAAATCGCACTTTTGCGTCGCGGCGTCGAAGCCGGTTTGACGCAACCGGCCATCATCATGCGTGACAGCGTTCGGCAAGCCCGCGCCCATGTGGTGGACGATCCCGAGAAGTCGCTGTTCCTGACGAATCTGGCCGAAGAATCGATCGCCAAATTGTCCGAGGAGGACTGGAAACAGCTGCGCCCGACATTGATCGATGCGATCGAAAACAGCGTCATCCCCGCCTTCCGGGCCTTCGCGGAGTTTTTGGACCAAACCTACGTGCCGGCCTGTCGCGGTGGCATCGCCGCACGATCCCTGCCCGGCGGCCGGGAACTGTATCAGGCCCAGATCCGCAAGTTCACGACGTTGTCGATGACACCGGATGAATTGCACCAGACCGGGATTCGTGAGAACGCACGGATTCGATCCCAGATGATCGCGATCAAAGAACGCGTGAACTTTGACGGTGACCTGCAAGCGTTTTTGGCGCACTTGCGGACCGATCCGAAGTTTTATCCCAAGACCAAAGAAGAACTGCTCAAGGAAGTCGCCTACATTTTGAAACAAGTCGACGGCCGGCTTCCGACACTCTTCGGCAAGCTGCCTCGAACACCTTATGGGATCCGAGAAGTCCCCGATTATGTCGCGCCCCAAACGACATCGGCCTATTACTGGCCTCCCGCAACCGACGGATCGCGGGGCGGTTTCTATTACGTCAACACGTACAACCTGTCCGCCCGTCCGCTGTACCAACTCGAGGCGCTGTCATTCCACGAAGCGGTCCCCGGCCACCATCTGCAACTCGCACTGCAAGCCGAATTGGAAGGGCTGCACCCGATCCGAAAACAGAGCAACTTCACGGCGTTCATCGAGGGCTGGGCGTTGTACAGCGAAAAACTGGGCGGTGAACTGGGATTCTACAAAGACCCCTACCAGGAGTTTGGTCGATTGAGCATGGAAGCGTGGCGGGCGAGCCGGTTGGTGGTCGACACCGGCATCCACGCCAAAGGCTGGACGCGCCGGCAAGCGATCGCCTACATGCAGGAGAACACGGCGCTTTCAGAGCACAACATCGTCGCCGAAGTCGATCGCTATATCGGCTGGCCGGGACAAGCACTGGGATACAAGGTCGGTGAACTGTTCATCACGGAATTGCGGACACGCGCCGAAAACCAACTGGGCGACGCGTTCGACGTCCGCGAATTCCACGACGAAGTCCTCCGCTCCGGTTCGATCCCGTTGCCGGTCCTGGAACGCAAGATCCAAAGCTACATCGACCGAAAATCGCCTCCAACGACCGTCCTGCCTACGGCTGAGGCAAAACGTGACGAATCCAAGTGA
- a CDS encoding DUF1501 domain-containing protein codes for MLRSMVGGSLLMPGIVSQLLAGESDPLVPKATHHAAKAKRVIFIYATGGVSHIDTFDPKSTAGGRDGSGKDRLMGNLFGAKPDPKCGTMVSDIFPHVRDVMDEVCLIRSMKASHFDHSEATLGMHTGSPTFARPSMGSWISYGLGTFNQNLPSFIVIAPHLPYGGTQVYASDFLPAFHQGTRVLPGNDPIANLNPPDATGRLQDLEFDLVDQFNRRHADQRPHDTALAARIKSFETAFQMQQAAPEAFGLDQEPEHIRRLYGLDRKVKGPGADFGWQCLVARRLAERGVRFIELIDTGSRPNWDSHGEMKEHADLAYNVDQPTAALITDLRQRGMLDDTIVLWATEFGRTPTKEGKNGRGHHRDCFSVWLAGGGFKGGHVHGVTDEIGKYTVENPVEVHDLHATILHQLGMDHEKLTFRHAGRDFRLTDVHGTIVTDLLA; via the coding sequence ATGCTTCGATCGATGGTCGGTGGTTCGTTGTTGATGCCGGGGATCGTCTCGCAATTGTTGGCAGGCGAGTCGGATCCTCTGGTACCCAAGGCGACGCACCACGCGGCGAAAGCCAAACGCGTGATTTTTATTTACGCGACCGGTGGCGTTTCGCACATCGACACCTTCGATCCGAAATCGACCGCGGGCGGTCGTGACGGCAGTGGAAAAGACCGGTTGATGGGCAACCTGTTCGGTGCCAAACCCGATCCGAAATGCGGGACAATGGTCAGTGACATCTTTCCGCACGTCCGTGACGTGATGGATGAAGTCTGTTTGATTCGGTCGATGAAGGCGTCGCACTTCGACCACTCCGAAGCCACACTCGGAATGCACACCGGGTCCCCAACCTTCGCACGGCCGAGCATGGGATCCTGGATCAGCTACGGTCTGGGGACTTTCAACCAGAATCTACCCAGCTTTATCGTCATCGCGCCGCATTTGCCTTATGGAGGAACCCAGGTCTATGCGAGTGATTTTTTGCCGGCGTTCCACCAAGGCACGCGTGTGTTGCCTGGAAACGATCCGATCGCCAACCTGAACCCGCCCGACGCGACGGGGCGGTTGCAGGATTTGGAATTCGATCTGGTCGATCAATTCAATCGGCGTCACGCCGATCAGCGTCCCCACGACACCGCCTTGGCGGCTCGGATCAAGTCGTTCGAAACGGCATTTCAGATGCAACAGGCGGCGCCCGAAGCGTTTGGTCTTGACCAGGAACCAGAACACATTCGGCGGTTGTACGGGCTGGACCGCAAGGTCAAAGGCCCCGGCGCGGATTTCGGTTGGCAGTGTCTTGTGGCGCGGCGATTGGCCGAACGCGGCGTTCGGTTCATCGAATTGATCGACACCGGGTCGCGACCGAATTGGGACTCACATGGGGAGATGAAGGAGCACGCGGATCTGGCCTACAACGTCGACCAGCCGACCGCGGCGCTGATCACGGATCTACGTCAACGCGGCATGTTGGACGACACGATCGTGTTGTGGGCGACGGAGTTCGGACGCACGCCAACCAAAGAGGGCAAAAATGGACGCGGGCACCACCGGGACTGTTTCAGCGTCTGGCTGGCCGGCGGAGGATTCAAGGGCGGGCACGTGCATGGCGTGACCGACGAGATCGGGAAGTACACGGTGGAAAACCCGGTGGAGGTGCATGACTTGCACGCCACGATCTTGCATCAGCTGGGCATGGACCATGAAAAGCTGACGTTCCGTCACGCGGGGCGAGATTTTCGATTGACCGATGTGCATGGAACGATCGTCACGGATTTACTTGCGTAA
- a CDS encoding dihydrodipicolinate synthase family protein has translation MTTATQSASDIDDSVFRGCLPAIMTPIGDDGRPEFDAMVRHASNLVDAGMTGVVYCGSMGDWPLLTDDQRREGVARLVGAGLKVVVGTGSQSPMVAAQHAAHAADVGAAGLMVIPRLLSRGISEAAQADHFARVLSAAPQLPAVIYNSPYYGYQTKAGLYGQLRRDYPNLVGFKEFGGAASLQYAAEHITSSEDGGLLLVGVDTQVYFGFLRCGAQGAITGIGNCLPGEVLHLVDLCRRAAEGDCEARRYAKELDEALAVLSKYDEGPDLTLYYRLIASETIDPIYRRPALETDRLSPSQERYALDQLRLFQAWWEYWPGR, from the coding sequence ATGACCACAGCAACTCAATCGGCCTCGGACATTGATGACAGTGTGTTTCGCGGTTGTCTGCCGGCGATCATGACCCCGATCGGCGACGACGGTCGACCGGAATTCGATGCCATGGTGCGTCACGCATCCAATCTGGTCGATGCCGGAATGACGGGCGTCGTGTACTGCGGATCGATGGGGGATTGGCCGTTGTTGACCGATGACCAACGTCGCGAAGGGGTCGCCCGTCTGGTTGGCGCGGGGCTGAAGGTGGTGGTGGGGACGGGATCGCAAAGTCCGATGGTTGCCGCCCAGCATGCCGCGCATGCAGCCGACGTCGGGGCGGCCGGTTTAATGGTGATTCCACGCTTGCTCTCACGCGGCATATCCGAAGCCGCCCAGGCGGACCATTTTGCCCGCGTGCTTTCTGCCGCCCCGCAGTTGCCGGCGGTGATCTACAACAGCCCCTACTACGGATACCAAACCAAAGCGGGGCTGTATGGACAGCTTCGCCGTGACTATCCGAACCTGGTCGGGTTCAAAGAGTTCGGTGGCGCCGCATCGCTTCAATACGCCGCCGAGCACATCACGTCGTCCGAAGACGGCGGATTGCTGTTGGTCGGCGTCGACACGCAGGTGTATTTCGGATTCTTGCGTTGTGGCGCACAGGGCGCGATCACCGGAATCGGGAACTGTTTGCCCGGTGAAGTGTTGCACTTGGTCGACCTGTGCCGCCGCGCGGCCGAAGGCGATTGCGAAGCACGACGGTACGCGAAAGAGCTGGACGAAGCCTTGGCGGTGTTGTCGAAATACGATGAAGGCCCCGATCTGACGCTCTACTACCGATTGATCGCTTCGGAAACCATCGATCCGATCTATCGCCGACCCGCGCTGGAAACCGATCGGTTGAGCCCGTCGCAAGAACGCTATGCCCTCGATCAGTTGCGTTTGTTCCAAGCCTGGTGGGAATACTGGCCCGGCCGGTGA
- a CDS encoding AraC family transcriptional regulator, which produces MRTPNSACSDDPRRSLSQLLADPFVSEAVFDHLTDIVYFVKDRLGRYVVVNETLVQRSGASRKSDLIGKTSEEVFQGKIGSGFLEQDLSVIQTQQPLIDELERHVYPSNVTGWCLTTKLPLKGADGSVVGVVGISRDLQSPGEDASDLNQLADTVDHIKSHLETPLRTAELAERVGMSSYQLDRRCREVYGISSSQLVLQLRMSAAAAKLRQTDDPIVSIALAAGYSDQSAFTRQFRRTFGVSPGKFRAQQSN; this is translated from the coding sequence TTGCGCACACCTAATTCGGCATGCTCCGACGACCCCAGACGGTCACTCTCTCAGTTGCTGGCCGATCCGTTCGTCAGCGAAGCGGTCTTTGACCATCTGACCGACATCGTTTACTTCGTCAAAGACCGCCTGGGACGCTACGTCGTCGTCAACGAGACCCTGGTCCAACGCAGCGGTGCGAGCCGAAAAAGCGACTTGATCGGCAAGACGTCTGAAGAAGTTTTTCAGGGCAAGATCGGAAGTGGTTTCTTGGAACAGGACCTGTCCGTCATCCAAACGCAACAGCCCTTGATCGACGAATTGGAACGCCATGTTTATCCGTCGAATGTCACGGGCTGGTGTCTGACCACCAAGTTACCCCTCAAGGGCGCCGACGGATCCGTCGTCGGGGTCGTGGGGATTTCACGCGACCTTCAGTCACCGGGCGAGGACGCGAGCGATCTGAATCAGCTAGCCGACACTGTCGACCACATCAAAAGCCACTTGGAAACTCCGTTGCGAACGGCCGAACTGGCCGAGCGGGTCGGCATGTCCTCCTATCAACTCGACCGACGCTGCCGTGAGGTCTACGGAATCTCTTCCTCACAGCTGGTCTTGCAGTTGCGGATGAGCGCCGCAGCGGCCAAGCTACGTCAGACGGACGATCCGATCGTCTCCATCGCGCTCGCGGCCGGCTATAGCGACCAAAGCGCGTTCACACGCCAATTCCGACGCACCTTCGGTGTCTCGCCCGGAAAATTTCGCGCCCAACAATCAAACTGA